One genomic region from Dermacentor variabilis isolate Ectoservices chromosome 6, ASM5094787v1, whole genome shotgun sequence encodes:
- the Sesn gene encoding sestrin yields the protein MILPCRNNSPLHDNSNHTMGQMGIRNTQVLFIDALCQSSHLDLLMGYHSAYQGPFLKTQNFILKSDGPLPYDQRHYIAIMAAARHNCSYLVNMQREAFLSPDVAGDKSWLQGLHCIPKKLRDLDEINKILAHRPWLITKEHIEKLTKGKNNWSLSEVVQAIVILAHFHALSSFVFGCGINADMEEETNGTVVYSANGDSGVPVMKNGQTTVETIMQKMKNISEQRSNEPTLEERARCFHTECNGGELPAARRSVPRNDLSHFVTDADFGYQDFARRVVSEIPTFRIQDYSWEDHGYSLVNRLYNDVGELLNEKFKVAYNLTYYTMGSRTNVDTSMFRRAVWNYIQCIYGIRHDDYDYREVNELLDRDLKEYIKAVCCYPDRMTKEDYDNVMREFKYSEKVHVTIMILEARMQAELLYALRALMRYMT from the exons ATGATTCTGCCCTGCCGCAACAACAGTCCACTGCACGATAATTCAAATCATACCATGGGCCAAATGGGAATAAGAAAC actCAAGTGCTGTTTATCGATGCGCTTTGCCAAAGCAGCCACCTGGACCTACTCATGGGCTACCACTCGGCCTACCAGGGTCCATTTCTCAAGACACAAAACTTCATCCTGAAGAGCGATGGGCCACTCCCATACGACCAAAGACATTACATCGCAATCATG GCAGCAGCAAGGcacaactgcagctacctggtgaACATGCAGCGGGAAGCATTCCTGTCCCCGGATGTTGCAGGGGACAAATCGTGGCTCCAGGGCTTGCATTGCATTCCGAAGAAGTTGAGGGACCTAGACGAGATCAACAAGATTCTTGCTCACCGCCCTTGGTTGATAACAAAGGAGCACATAGAG AAATTAACCAAAGGAAAGAACAACTGGTCCTTATCGGAGGTAGTGCAAGCCATCGTGATCCTTGCCCACTTCCATGCGCTGTCCAGTTTCGTGTTTGGTTGTGGCATCAACGCTGACATGGAGGAGGAAACAAATGGAACAGTTGTCTACAGTGCCAATGGCGACTCGGGGGTGCCAGTTATGAAG AATGGGCAGACCACTGTAGAAACCATCATGCAGAAGATGAAGAACATCTCTGAACAACGCTCCAACGAGCCAACGTTAGAGGAGCGGGCGCGCTGCTTCCATACGGAATGCAATGGAGGCGAACTCCCAGCAGCTCGACGCAGTGTCCCCAGGAACGACTTGTCTCACTTCGTTACGGATGCAGACTTTGGCTACCAGGACTTCGCCCGACGGGTGGTCTCTGAAATCCCAACATTCCGGATACAGGACTACTCCTGGGAGGATCACGGCTACTCCTTGGTCAACCGGCTATACAACGACGTGGGAGAGCTCCTCAACGAGAAGTTCAAAGTGGCCTACAACCTCACATACTACAC AATGGGGAGCAGAACAAATGTGGACACATCCATGTTCCGAAGGGCAGTCTGGAACTACATTCAGTGCATCTACGGCATCAGGCACGACGACTACGATTACCGGGAGGTTAATGAACTCTTGGACCGGGACCTGAAAGAGTACATCAAGGCTGTGTGCTGCTACCCAGATCGCATGACCAAAGAGGACTATGACAATGTCATGAGAGAGTTCAAGTACTCTGAGAAG GTGCACGTAACAATCATGATTCTGGAGGCACGCATGCAAGCCGAACTTCTCTATGCACTGCGGGCACTCATGAGGTACATGACGTGA